In Triticum urartu cultivar G1812 chromosome 6, Tu2.1, whole genome shotgun sequence, the following proteins share a genomic window:
- the LOC125513242 gene encoding protein NONRESPONDING TO OXYLIPINS 2, mitochondrial-like isoform X1: protein MASRLRSFSRPVAAAFLRSASARSPAASLPRALAPTPRASSLGRQVALARSLQPLHSAISAARLTSRLGAEVARAVSQGTLCSSNPGV from the exons ATGGCGTCGCGCCTCCGCTCCTTCTCCCGTCCCGTCGCAGCCGCCTTCCTCCGCTCAGCTTCCGCCCGGAGCCCCGCGGCCTCTCTCCCCCGCGCTCTCGCTCCAACCCCCAG GGCTTCTTCCCTGGGGCGGCAGGTGGCGCTGGCACGATCTCTGCAGCCGCTGCACAGCGCAATCTCGGCGGCGAGGCTAACGTCACGGCTTGGGGCAGAGGTGGCCCGGGCAGTGTCGCAGGGTACGCTCTGCAGCTCCAACCCGGGAGTCTGA
- the LOC125513242 gene encoding uncharacterized protein LOC125513242 isoform X2: MASRLRSFSRPVAAAFLRSASARSPAASLPRALAPTPRASSLGRQVALARSLQPLHSAISAARLTSRLGAEVARAVSQETGLSVPR; this comes from the exons ATGGCGTCGCGCCTCCGCTCCTTCTCCCGTCCCGTCGCAGCCGCCTTCCTCCGCTCAGCTTCCGCCCGGAGCCCCGCGGCCTCTCTCCCCCGCGCTCTCGCTCCAACCCCCAG GGCTTCTTCCCTGGGGCGGCAGGTGGCGCTGGCACGATCTCTGCAGCCGCTGCACAGCGCAATCTCGGCGGCGAGGCTAACGTCACGGCTTGGGGCAGAGGTGGCCCGGGCAGTGTCGCAGG